A single genomic interval of bacterium harbors:
- a CDS encoding alpha/beta fold hydrolase, protein MPLIEVSGRKVYYELHGPELAPPLVLVMGLAGSCQGWHPLQVPELSARHRLVLFNNRGVGESEDPGGPFTTADLAGDLDGLLGALGIRKTHVLGAFLGGMTAQELALRFSERVDRLVLVGTYARPDAKRRMLLEKWREMARHGTSPEVFTRERLLWTLQDETLEQADLIEAMSRSFPGHELQLDADLLARQCDACLSHDTYDRLRKIEHPTLVVCGRQDQLTPSKFSRELADEIPNGHLVTLAWGAHLVMAECAQEFNRTVLHFLGAPGGA, encoded by the coding sequence ATGCCTTTGATCGAGGTTTCCGGGCGGAAGGTCTACTACGAGCTGCACGGGCCGGAGCTTGCTCCCCCGCTGGTGTTGGTGATGGGGTTGGCCGGATCGTGCCAGGGATGGCATCCGTTGCAGGTGCCGGAACTCTCCGCTCGACACCGGTTGGTGCTCTTCAACAACCGTGGAGTCGGAGAGAGCGAGGATCCAGGCGGGCCGTTCACGACGGCGGATCTGGCAGGGGATCTGGATGGGCTGCTCGGAGCCCTTGGCATACGCAAGACTCACGTGCTGGGTGCATTCCTTGGCGGAATGACGGCTCAGGAGTTGGCCCTCCGGTTCTCGGAACGGGTGGACCGGCTCGTACTGGTCGGCACCTATGCGCGGCCGGACGCGAAGCGAAGGATGCTGCTCGAGAAGTGGCGAGAGATGGCGCGACACGGAACTTCGCCGGAAGTCTTCACCCGCGAGCGATTGCTCTGGACGCTGCAGGACGAAACCCTGGAGCAGGCAGACCTGATCGAGGCGATGAGTCGCAGCTTTCCCGGCCATGAACTGCAGCTCGATGCCGACCTTCTGGCGCGCCAATGCGATGCCTGCCTCTCCCACGATACCTACGACCGCCTACGGAAGATCGAGCACCCGACGTTGGTGGTCTGTGGGCGTCAGGATCAGCTCACCCCGTCGAAGTTCTCACGCGAGTTGGCGGACGAGATTCCGAACGGACACCTGGTCACCTTGGCGTGGGGCGCCCACCTGGTGATGGCCGAATGCGCCCAGGAGTTCAATCGCACGGTGCTCCACTTCCTGGGAGCCCCCGGCGGAGCCTAA
- a CDS encoding roadblock/LC7 domain-containing protein, giving the protein MDTQLVMYEEDFKKILAVIQRLVRDANAKGVFVVDKNGQLIAEAGEVRGIDTTSLASLTAGSIAATGGLAKIIGEEDFPVHFHQGTRDNLHITLVGGRIILVVVFDDRSSLGLVRLRVKKAGAEMGKVFEEIQKKAEKEAATGTTKSPFAEITDDDIDNLFSE; this is encoded by the coding sequence ATGGACACACAGCTCGTGATGTACGAAGAGGATTTCAAGAAGATCCTCGCCGTCATCCAACGGCTGGTGCGGGACGCCAACGCCAAAGGCGTCTTCGTAGTCGACAAGAATGGTCAGCTGATCGCCGAAGCCGGCGAGGTTCGCGGAATCGATACCACGAGTCTGGCCTCCCTCACCGCGGGCAGCATCGCGGCGACCGGTGGACTCGCGAAGATCATCGGCGAGGAAGATTTTCCGGTCCACTTCCACCAGGGCACGCGGGACAACCTGCACATCACCCTGGTCGGGGGCCGCATCATTCTCGTGGTCGTCTTCGACGATCGAAGCTCACTCGGCCTCGTGCGGCTGCGGGTCAAGAAGGCCGGCGCCGAGATGGGCAAGGTCTTCGAAGAAATCCAGAAGAAGGCCGAAAAAGAAGCGGCAACGGGGACCACGAAATCTCCCTTTGCCGAGATCACCGACGACGACATCGACAACCTTTTTTCCGAGTAG
- a CDS encoding methyltransferase domain-containing protein yields the protein MRKGARIVRQGQRRVLRIDDTFASTYEPGRVTTGSVWDAIASGVLAVPSKRRRRVLLLGLGGGSAARIVRALAPEAVIVGVELSADVVRLAQEHLDLDALGLDVRVGDAREVVRSERARYDAILEDVFVGSGRNAYKPEGLPHPLLDEAKALLRPGGVLVSNALDEASDVRKAMTDLFPNVVEVGLADFDNRIYVGSDIRLTARDLRRAVAEDAVLGETLSQLRFRSR from the coding sequence ATGAGAAAGGGCGCGCGCATCGTTCGTCAGGGCCAGCGGCGGGTGCTGCGCATCGACGATACCTTCGCCTCCACCTACGAGCCCGGCCGTGTCACGACCGGCTCGGTCTGGGACGCGATCGCCTCCGGCGTCCTCGCCGTCCCATCGAAACGCCGCCGACGGGTGCTACTGCTCGGGCTCGGCGGTGGAAGTGCTGCCCGGATCGTGCGTGCGCTGGCGCCGGAGGCCGTCATCGTCGGTGTCGAGCTTTCTGCGGACGTGGTGCGCCTGGCCCAGGAACATCTCGATCTGGACGCCCTCGGTCTCGATGTGCGCGTTGGTGATGCCCGCGAAGTGGTTCGCAGCGAGCGTGCGCGGTACGACGCGATCCTCGAGGATGTCTTCGTCGGCAGCGGTCGAAATGCCTACAAGCCGGAGGGTCTGCCGCATCCGCTGCTGGATGAGGCGAAGGCACTTCTGCGGCCCGGAGGTGTGCTCGTCTCGAATGCTCTCGATGAAGCGAGCGACGTAAGGAAAGCCATGACCGACCTCTTCCCAAACGTCGTCGAGGTTGGCCTCGCCGATTTCGACAATCGCATCTACGTCGGGAGCGACATTCGGCTCACCGCAAGAGATCTGCGTCGCGCTGTCGCCGAAGACGCTGTGCTCGGTGAGACACTTTCGCAGCTTCGATTCCGCAGCCGCTAG
- the dnaX gene encoding DNA polymerase III subunit gamma/tau — protein sequence MSYQVLARKYRPRGFDEVIGQDHVTTPLRNAIRSGRIPHAILLTGPRGTGKTTLARIFAACLNAEKGPTDSPDPEDPACLEIQAGTSVDVQEIDAASRTSVDDVREIIESIRYAAAPGKHRIFIVDEVHMLSTPAFNALLKTLEEPPPESLFVFCTTNPEKIPFTVVSRCQRYDLRRIATAEVAENLGRIAEAEGLSVSETSLLAVARAGDGSMRDSLTLLDQLIAFGGEKVDDSRVAEVLDLIDRSVLLAIVTGCIEGNAGDALTACRHAWESGVDAKRLGGELLGLLRDLVVLRVAPEAGLVEGADAEVEALRKLSGLTEEARLRRMFRALLKEQEDLAWAPDPFSVLEVALVRLATMPSGDQVEQLLGRIDALERQLRGGGGGPSGGSGSGGPAGGSQRNVASERPEATSRPGAAEAQAASPAASEAQVAPPTPEPRPTPEPPAAQERAAAKPRETPPAKAPETPPPPTAAASGSAATRDAPLPLVYDRLRAFAQEANRGLFAALEGGSLLECNDTRLRIELPSGIAARRLQSRVGELVAVCESFFGHALDVKLQTAEEGGPATAGRSESVSEQTPEGRRKRQEALNHPAVNDTLDILGAEILEIKPTGGGTTPEVG from the coding sequence GTGTCCTATCAGGTCCTGGCCAGGAAGTATCGCCCCCGGGGTTTCGACGAGGTCATCGGGCAAGATCACGTCACCACGCCGCTGCGGAACGCGATCCGCTCCGGCCGGATTCCCCACGCCATCCTGCTCACGGGTCCTCGGGGTACCGGCAAGACGACCCTGGCGCGCATCTTCGCTGCCTGCCTGAATGCGGAGAAGGGCCCGACGGACAGCCCGGATCCGGAAGATCCCGCCTGCCTGGAAATCCAGGCGGGTACGTCGGTGGACGTGCAGGAGATCGACGCCGCCAGCCGCACGAGCGTCGATGACGTACGCGAGATCATCGAATCGATCCGCTACGCCGCGGCGCCGGGCAAGCATCGGATCTTCATCGTGGATGAAGTCCACATGCTCTCGACGCCGGCGTTCAACGCGTTGCTGAAGACCCTCGAAGAGCCTCCGCCCGAGAGCCTGTTCGTCTTCTGCACGACCAACCCGGAGAAGATCCCGTTCACCGTCGTTTCCCGCTGCCAGCGTTACGACCTGCGGCGCATTGCCACCGCCGAAGTGGCGGAGAATCTCGGTCGGATCGCCGAGGCCGAGGGCTTGTCGGTTTCGGAGACGAGCCTGCTTGCCGTAGCACGTGCCGGCGACGGTTCGATGCGCGATTCCCTGACGCTGCTCGACCAGCTGATCGCGTTCGGCGGCGAGAAGGTCGACGATTCACGGGTGGCTGAGGTTCTCGACCTGATCGATCGCAGCGTGCTGCTGGCGATCGTCACCGGCTGCATCGAAGGCAACGCCGGCGACGCACTCACGGCCTGCCGACATGCCTGGGAGAGCGGCGTCGACGCCAAGCGCCTGGGCGGAGAGTTGTTAGGCCTGCTGCGAGATCTCGTGGTACTTCGGGTCGCTCCCGAGGCCGGCCTGGTCGAAGGCGCCGACGCCGAGGTCGAAGCCCTCCGCAAGCTCTCCGGGCTGACAGAAGAGGCGCGCCTGCGGCGCATGTTCCGTGCATTGTTGAAGGAACAAGAAGACCTGGCGTGGGCGCCGGATCCGTTCTCGGTGCTCGAGGTCGCGCTCGTGCGGCTGGCCACGATGCCCTCGGGCGATCAGGTCGAACAGCTCCTGGGGCGCATCGACGCCCTGGAGAGGCAGCTCCGCGGTGGCGGAGGAGGGCCGTCCGGTGGTAGCGGCAGTGGAGGCCCCGCCGGCGGGAGCCAGCGGAATGTCGCGAGCGAACGACCCGAGGCGACCTCCCGCCCAGGAGCGGCTGAAGCACAGGCGGCCTCGCCGGCGGCATCCGAAGCACAGGTAGCTCCGCCAACGCCGGAACCCCGGCCGACGCCCGAGCCGCCGGCTGCGCAGGAGCGGGCAGCGGCAAAGCCCCGGGAGACGCCGCCCGCCAAGGCCCCGGAAACACCGCCCCCGCCGACAGCCGCTGCCTCGGGCAGCGCAGCCACGAGAGATGCGCCTCTCCCCCTCGTCTACGACCGCCTGCGCGCCTTCGCACAGGAAGCGAACCGCGGTCTCTTCGCCGCCCTCGAAGGCGGGTCCCTCCTCGAGTGCAACGACACCCGGTTGCGGATCGAGCTTCCCTCCGGAATCGCCGCGCGGCGCCTGCAATCCCGGGTCGGCGAACTGGTGGCTGTCTGCGAGAGCTTCTTTGGCCACGCCCTGGACGTGAAACTGCAGACGGCCGAAGAGGGAGGGCCGGCGACCGCGGGGCGATCCGAAAGTGTTTCGGAGCAGACCCCTGAAGGCCGCCGCAAGCGCCAGGAAGCTCTCAATCATCCGGCCGTGAACGACACGCTCGACATTCTGGGAGCCGAGATCCTGGAGATCAAACCAACGGGTGGCGGCACCACGCCGGAGGTCGGATGA
- a CDS encoding single-strand selective monofunctional uracil-DNA glycosylase, giving the protein MALVDRVLAAERRLIQELAPLRFAAPVTHVYNPLIYAARPHRAYLRRFAGTPKRVVYLGMNPGPYGMAQTGVPFGEIALVRDWMGIEAPVGRPTPEHPKRPIEGFACTRSEVSGARLWGAIAEQYDTAERFFRGAFVANYCPLVFMEESGKNRTPDKLAPGERDPVYTACDQHLRRLVSLLEPEWLIGIGKFAETRARDALDGMEVKIASILHPSPASPAANRGWAPQARRQLKELGIC; this is encoded by the coding sequence ATGGCCCTCGTGGATCGGGTTCTGGCAGCCGAACGGCGTCTCATTCAGGAACTGGCGCCGCTTCGCTTCGCGGCTCCGGTGACCCACGTCTACAACCCGCTCATCTACGCCGCACGGCCCCACCGGGCCTATTTGCGCCGCTTTGCAGGGACGCCCAAGCGCGTCGTCTATCTGGGGATGAACCCGGGGCCCTACGGGATGGCCCAGACGGGGGTGCCCTTCGGTGAGATCGCGCTCGTGCGCGATTGGATGGGGATCGAGGCTCCCGTCGGTCGGCCGACCCCGGAGCATCCCAAGCGCCCCATCGAGGGTTTCGCCTGCACCCGGAGCGAGGTGAGCGGCGCCCGCCTGTGGGGCGCCATCGCGGAGCAGTACGACACGGCCGAGCGCTTCTTCCGAGGCGCCTTCGTCGCGAACTATTGCCCGCTCGTCTTCATGGAGGAGAGCGGGAAGAACCGCACGCCGGACAAGCTGGCGCCCGGGGAACGGGATCCTGTCTACACCGCCTGCGATCAACACCTTCGTCGCCTGGTTTCGCTGCTCGAGCCCGAGTGGCTGATCGGCATTGGCAAGTTTGCCGAAACCCGGGCGCGGGATGCCCTGGACGGAATGGAGGTGAAGATCGCGAGCATCCTCCACCCGAGCCCCGCCAGCCCCGCGGCGAATCGCGGCTGGGCACCCCAGGCCAGGAGGCAGCTCAAGGAACTCGGTATCTGTTAG
- a CDS encoding YbaB/EbfC family nucleoid-associated protein has protein sequence MNQEDLGDLLAKAQEMQTKLASLQQDLARRTVSAQSGGGMVTAVVRGDLRVQELNIEPALVAGGDREMLQDLVAAAVNAALGSAQRMVQEEMQKAAVMAGIPGMGGIGGPGGPPAGNV, from the coding sequence ATGAACCAAGAAGACCTGGGTGACCTGCTCGCCAAGGCACAGGAAATGCAAACCAAGCTGGCCTCGCTCCAGCAGGATCTGGCCCGCCGGACGGTCTCCGCGCAATCGGGCGGCGGCATGGTCACTGCGGTGGTCCGTGGTGATCTGCGCGTCCAGGAATTGAACATCGAGCCGGCCCTGGTGGCGGGTGGCGACCGGGAGATGCTCCAGGATCTGGTCGCCGCTGCCGTCAACGCCGCACTCGGTTCTGCCCAGCGCATGGTCCAGGAAGAGATGCAGAAGGCCGCCGTCATGGCCGGCATCCCGGGCATGGGTGGAATTGGGGGGCCCGGTGGGCCCCCGGCGGGCAACGTTTGA
- a CDS encoding GTPase domain-containing protein, whose amino-acid sequence MSFINYSSREINCKIVYYGPGLCGKTTNLQFIYTKTNPDLKGKMISLATETERTLFFDFLPLALGQIRGFKTRFHLYTVPGQVFYDASRKLILKGVDGVVFVADSQIERMEANLESIDNLKVNLRDQGYELDKIPFVIQYNKRDLPNAAPLDELRRQLNTLGVQDFEASATTGEGVFETLKAVAKTVLSDLKRLSR is encoded by the coding sequence ATGTCCTTCATCAACTATTCGTCCCGCGAGATCAACTGCAAGATCGTCTACTACGGCCCCGGGCTGTGCGGCAAGACGACGAACCTGCAGTTCATCTATACCAAGACGAACCCCGACCTGAAGGGGAAGATGATCTCGCTCGCGACTGAAACCGAGCGCACCCTCTTCTTCGATTTCCTTCCGCTCGCGCTCGGCCAGATTCGCGGCTTCAAGACGCGCTTTCACCTGTATACCGTGCCGGGCCAGGTCTTCTACGACGCCAGCCGCAAGCTGATCCTGAAGGGCGTGGACGGTGTGGTCTTCGTGGCAGATAGCCAGATCGAACGCATGGAGGCGAACCTCGAGAGCATCGACAACCTCAAGGTGAACCTCCGCGACCAGGGTTACGAACTCGACAAGATTCCGTTCGTGATCCAGTACAACAAGCGGGATCTTCCGAACGCCGCGCCGCTCGACGAACTTCGGCGCCAGCTGAACACCTTGGGCGTGCAGGATTTCGAGGCGAGCGCGACGACGGGCGAAGGGGTTTTCGAGACCCTGAAAGCCGTGGCGAAGACGGTGCTTTCCGACCTGAAGAGGTTGTCGCGGTAG
- a CDS encoding twin-arginine translocation signal domain-containing protein, whose protein sequence is MNHAPFLTRRRFLHTTGAGVVLAGLAPAELLRADAGPLGDAHRKAMAESPLVYVSPLRSDGAESTCHGEVWFVADGDDLLVVTAKERWKAVAIEKGLSRARLWVGNHGVWTTSDGAFKKSPTFAAKARVDADAHAAALGKFGAKYPAEWAKWGPRFEKGLSDGSRVLLRYSPTGA, encoded by the coding sequence ATGAACCACGCACCCTTTCTCACACGGCGACGATTCCTCCACACGACCGGCGCGGGCGTAGTGCTCGCGGGGCTGGCGCCTGCCGAGCTGCTCCGAGCCGACGCGGGTCCCCTCGGTGATGCGCATCGCAAGGCCATGGCCGAGAGCCCCCTCGTCTATGTCTCGCCGCTTCGCAGCGACGGTGCGGAGAGCACCTGCCACGGGGAAGTCTGGTTCGTTGCGGATGGAGACGATCTGCTGGTCGTGACGGCGAAGGAGCGCTGGAAGGCCGTGGCGATCGAGAAGGGGCTCTCCCGCGCGCGGCTCTGGGTGGGCAACCACGGTGTCTGGACGACGTCCGATGGTGCCTTCAAGAAGTCGCCGACCTTCGCGGCGAAGGCACGCGTGGATGCGGACGCCCATGCCGCGGCGCTCGGGAAGTTCGGAGCCAAGTACCCGGCCGAATGGGCCAAGTGGGGGCCGCGTTTCGAGAAGGGCCTGTCCGACGGTAGCCGGGTGCTGCTCCGCTATTCGCCGACGGGCGCCTAG
- the recR gene encoding recombination protein RecR produces MNAPPPIERLIGALRRLPGIGEKSATRLAFFMLSAPETLVIELAEAIRRVKQEIVLCEHCFDLTEVSPCGICASDARDHAQICVIEEPADRAAIERSGSFKGVYHVLGGALSPIDGVGPEELHIAELEARARSGNVHEVVLATNPNAEGDATAAYLAERLRPLGVRLSRIAYGMPMGGDLEYADHVTVGRSIQNRQVLE; encoded by the coding sequence TTGAACGCTCCGCCTCCGATCGAGCGGCTGATCGGCGCCTTGCGTCGGCTGCCGGGTATCGGCGAAAAATCTGCCACCCGCCTGGCCTTCTTCATGCTCTCCGCGCCGGAGACGCTGGTCATCGAACTGGCCGAAGCCATTCGGCGCGTGAAGCAGGAGATCGTCCTTTGCGAGCATTGCTTCGATCTCACCGAGGTCTCGCCCTGCGGCATCTGCGCCAGCGATGCCCGGGACCATGCACAGATCTGCGTGATCGAAGAGCCGGCGGATCGGGCCGCGATCGAGCGGAGCGGGAGCTTCAAGGGCGTCTACCACGTGCTGGGAGGGGCGCTCTCGCCGATCGATGGCGTGGGTCCAGAGGAGTTGCACATCGCTGAGCTCGAAGCGCGAGCGCGGAGCGGCAACGTCCACGAGGTCGTTCTCGCCACCAATCCGAATGCCGAGGGCGACGCCACTGCGGCCTACCTGGCCGAACGGCTGCGCCCGCTGGGCGTGCGCCTCAGCCGGATCGCCTACGGTATGCCCATGGGCGGCGACCTGGAATATGCCGATCACGTGACGGTCGGGCGTTCCATCCAGAACCGACAGGTCCTGGAATGA